A region from the Ananas comosus cultivar F153 unplaced genomic scaffold, ASM154086v1, whole genome shotgun sequence genome encodes:
- the LOC109704335 gene encoding protein PXR1-like translates to MGGEGRSRKRRSSPSPNPSQDDEERSAKHRKRRDERERKEKEKKKSKNKSEKSRGTSRNRDGKEKKSKDKSKRSRKDDDSDFKELSKDDYFSKNNEFATWLKEERGIYFSDLSSDAARDLFSKFVKEWNSRNLESRYYQGIASGVRSAHNWKIKT, encoded by the exons ATGGGTGGCGAAGGGAGATCTCGGAAGAGGCGATCGTCTCCATCTCCGAATCCCTCTCAAG ACGACGAAGAGCGGAGCGCAAAGCACCGGAAGAGGagggacgagagagagaggaaggagaaggagaagaagaagagtaagaACAAGAGCGAGAAATCGCGCGGGACCTCGAGGAATCGGGATGGGAAAG AGAAGAAATCGAAGGATAAGAGCAAGCGCAGCAGGAAAGATGATGATTCA GATTTCAAGGAGCTGTCGAAGGACGACTACTTCTCGAAGAACAACGAGTTCGCAACATGGTTGAAAGAAGAGCGAGGGATATACTTCTCCGACCTCTCATCCGACGCCGCCAGGGACCTCTTCTCGAAATTCGTCAAAGAGTGGAATAGTCGAAATCTCGAATCGCGGTACTACCAAGGCATTGCCAGCGGAGTCCGCAGCGCCCACAATTGGAAGATCAAAACATGA